In Perca fluviatilis chromosome 11, GENO_Pfluv_1.0, whole genome shotgun sequence, the following proteins share a genomic window:
- the LOC120567704 gene encoding uncharacterized protein LOC120567704 has translation MAKISKSRRYTLQEAVEECTRPRESDESEEEMSEKDSEMSCIDSVAEDMFLQGGDITLDKKCDVDMDWEPATSAPVSKWPHGLEQQDSSSGEELPFPQNSRRPRGRGQGSGKGRGVEQQDSSSGEEPHLPTPQNSRRQRGRGRGKGRGCSQARSTSPSEERWNDVDVPDITPPQPTFRPRNVPGPQLIRALRTQPSSCFNYFLPTLF, from the exons ATGGCGAAAATTAGCAAGTCAAGAAGATATACCCTCCAAGAGGCAGTGGAAGAGTGTACTCGGCCACGTGAAAGCGACGAGTCAGAGGaggaaatgtctgagaaagacaGTGAAATGTCTTGCATCGACTCCGTGGCAGAGGACATGTTTTTACAGGGAGGAGACATTACTCTCGACAA GAAATGTGATGTAGATATGGATTGGGAGCCAGCTACATCTGCACCAGTGAGCAAGTGGCCACATGGATTGGAGCAGCAGGACAGTTCATCAGGTGAGGAGCTTCCTTTTCCACAGAACAGCAGGAGACCAAGAGGTAGAGGACAAGGTAGTGGAAAAGGGAGAGGCGTAGAGCAGCAGGACAGTTCATCAGGTGAGGAGCCTCATCTTCCAACTCCCCAGAACAGCAGGAGACAAAGAGGTAGAGGACGAGGAAAAGGGAGAGGCTGCAGTCAAGCCAGATCAACCAGCCCATCTGAAGAGAGGTGGAATGATGTTGACGTTCCAGACATCACACCACCACAGCCCACCTTCAGACCCAGAAATGTCCCAGGACCCCAGCTCATACGTGCACTTCGTACACAGCCCTCCAGTTGTTTCAACTATTTTTTACCAACTCTGTTTTGA